A window of the Cynocephalus volans isolate mCynVol1 chromosome 10, mCynVol1.pri, whole genome shotgun sequence genome harbors these coding sequences:
- the EEF2 gene encoding elongation factor 2 — protein sequence MVNFTVDQIRAIMDKKANIRNMSVIAHVDHGKSTLTDSLVCKAGIIASARAGETRFTDTRRDEQERCITIKSTAISLFYELSENDLNFIKQSKDGSGFLINLIDSPGHVDFSSEVTAALRVTDGALVVVDCVSGVCVQTETVLRQAIAERIKPVLMMNKMDRALLELQLDPEELYQTFQRIVENVNVIISTYGEGESGPMGNIMIDPILGTVGFGSGLHGWAFTLKQFAEMYVAKFAAKGEGQLGPAERAKKVEDMMKKLWGDRYFDPANGKFTKSATSPDGKKLPRTFCQLILDPIFKVFDAIMNFKKEETAKLIEKLEIKLDSEDKDKEGKPLLKAVMRRWLPAGDALLQMITIHLPSPVTAQKYRCELLYEGPPDDEAAMGIKSCDPKGPLMMYISKMVPTSDKGRFYAFGRVFSGLVSTGLKVRIMGPNYTPGKKEDLYLKPIQRTILMMGRYVEPIEDVPCGNIVGLVGVDQFLVKTGTITTFEHAHNMRVMKFSVSPVVRVAVEAKNPADLPKLVEGLKRLAKSDPMVQCIIEESGEHIIAGAGELHLEICLKDLEEDHACIPIKKSDPVVSYRETVSKESSVLCLSKSPNRHNRLYMKARPFPDGLAEDIDKGEVSARQELKQRARYLAEKYEWDVAEARKIWCFGPDGTGPNILTDITKGVQYLNEIKDSVVAGFQWATKEGALCEENMRGVRFDVHDVTLHADAIHRGGSQVIPTARRCLYASMLTAQPRLMEPIYLVEIQCPEQVVGGIYGVLNKKRGHVFEESQVAGTPMFVVKAYLPVNESFGFTADLRSNTGGQAFPQCVFSHWQILSGDPFDSSTFPSQLVAQTRKRKGLKEGIPALDNFLDKL from the exons ATG GTGAACTTCACCGTAGACCAGATCCGGGCCATCATGGACAAGAAGGCCAACATCCGCAACATGTCTGTCATCGCCCACGTGGACCACGGCAAGTCCACGCTGACAGACTCCCTGGTGTGCAAGGCTGGCATCATTGCCTCCGCCCGGGCCGGGGAGACCCGCTTCACTGACACCCGGAGGGATGAACAGGAGCGCTGCATCACCATCAAGTCAAC TGCCATCTCCCTGTTCTACGAACTCTCGGAGAACGACTTGAATTTCATCAAGCAGAGCAAGGACGGCTCCGGCTTCCTCATCAACCTCATTGACTCCCCTGGGCACGTGGACTTCTCCTCAGAGGTGACGGCTGCCCTCCGCGTCACCGATGGTGCCTTGGTGGTGGTGGACTGCGTGTCAG gtgtgtgtgtgcagacgGAGACGGTGCTGCGGCAGGCCATCGCTGAGCGCATCAAGCCCGTGCTGATGATGAACAAGATGGACCGCGCCCTGCTCGAGCTGCAGTTGGACCCCGAGGAGCTGTACCAGACCTTCCAGCGCATCGTGGAGAACGTCAACGTCATCATCTCCACCTACGGGGAGGGCGAGAGTGGCCCCATGGGCAACATCATG ATTGACCCCATCTTGGGCACTGTCGGCTTCGGGTCCGGTCTCCACGGGTGGGCCTTCACTCTGAAGCAGTTTGCAGAGATGTATGTGGCCAAGTTTGCCGCCAAGGGTGAGGGCCAGCTGGGGCCTGCTGAGCGGGCCAAGAAAGTGGAGGACATGATGAAGAAGCTATGGGGTGATAG GTACTTTGATCCAGCCAATGGCAAATTCACCAAGTCGGCCACCAGCCCTGATGGGAAGAAGCTGCCCCGGACCTTCTGCCAGCTCATTCTGGACCCCATCTTCAAG GTGTTTGATGCAATCATGAATTTCAAGAAGGAGGAAACGGCAAAACTGattgaaaaactggaaatcaagTTGGACAGTGAAGACAAGGATAAAGAAGGCAAGCCGCTTCTGAAG GCTGTGATGCGCCGCTGGCTGCCGGCTGGAGACGCGTTGCTACAGATGATCACTATTCACCTGCCCTCACCTGTGACGGCCCAGAAGTACCGCTGTGAGCTCCTGTACGAGGGGCCCCCGGACGACGAGGCTGCCATGG GCATTAAAAGCTGTGACCCCAAAGGCCCCCTTATGATGTACATTTCCAAAATGGTGCCAACTTCCGACAAAGGTCGGTTCTACGCTTTCGGACGCGTCTTTTCAGGGCTGGTGTCCACCGGCCTAAAGGTCAGGATCATGGGGCCCAACTACACTCCCGGGAAGAAGGAAGATCTCTACCTGAAGCCAATCCAGAG AACAATCCTGATGATGGGCCGCTACGTGGAGCCCATCGAGGACGTGCCTTGTGGGAACATCGTGGGCCTGGTGGGTGTGGACCAGTTCCTGGTGAAGACTGGCACCATCACCACCTTCGAGCACGCCCACAACATGAGGGTGATGAAGTTCAGTGTCAGCCCCGTCGTCAGGGTTGCTGTTGAGGCCAAGAACCCGGCCGACCTGCCCAAGCTGGTGGAGGGGCTGAAGCGGCTGGCCAAATCGGACCCCATGGTGCAG TGCATCATCGAGGAGTCAGGAGAGCACATCATCGCGGGCGCCGGCGAGCTGCACCTGGAGATCTGCCTCAAGGATTTGGAGGAGGACCACGCCTGCATCCCCATCAAG AAATCTGACCCGGTGGTTTCGTACCGTGAGACAGTCAGTAAGGAGTCCAGTGTGCTCTGCCTGTCCAAGTCCCCCAACAGACACAACCGGCTATACATGAAGGCGCGGCCCTTCCCCGATGGCCTGGCCGAGGACATCGACAAGGGTGAGGTGTCCGCCCGCCAGGAGCTCAAGCAGCGGGCCCGCTACCTGGCCGAGAAGTACGAgtgggatgtggctgaggcccgcAAGATCTGGTGCTTTGGGCCTGATGGCACTGGCCCGAACATCCTAACTGACATCACCAAAGGCGTGCAGTATCTCAATGAGATCAAGGACAGTGTGGTGGCCGGCTTCCAGTGGGCCACCAAGGAG GGCGCCTTATGTGAGGAGAACATGCGGGGTGTGCGTTTTGACGTGCATGACGTGACGCTGCACGCAGACGCCATCCACCGTGGAGGCAGCCAGGTCATCCCCACGGCCCGGCGCTGCCTCTACGCCAGCATGCTGACTGCCCAGCCCCGCCTCATGGAGCCCATCTACCTTGTGGAGATCCAG TGTCCAGAGCAGGTGGTTGGTGGCATCTACGGTGTCCTGAACAAGAAGCGGGGACATGTCTTTGAGGAGTCGCAGGTGGctggcactcccatgtttgtcgtGAAGGCCTATTTGCCTGTCAATGAATCCTTTG GTTTCACCGCTGACCTGCGGTCCAACACTGGTGGCCAGGCTTTCCCCCAGTGCGTGTTCAGCCACTGGCAGATCCTGTCCGGAGACCCCTTCGACAGCAGCACCTTTCCCAGCCAGTTGGTGGCCCAGACTCGCAAGCGCAAGGGCCTGAAGGAGGGCATCCCAGCCCTGGACAACTTCCTGGACAAATTGTAG